The following are encoded together in the Kwoniella europaea PYCC6329 chromosome 1, complete sequence genome:
- a CDS encoding pH-response regulator protein palA/RIM20 yields MSNFLPVPAKRALPLPSFSQHLLNYISNHFRDAHPEAFRKDVEALVAMRKEWVEAKAEGHPEIVRGLMRYHAQLAFLSTKFPSDISLQFTYHLPFPPTYSLSPDAPVSLASITFERASVLFNIAALYASMAAAERRAEAEGIKRALIYLTSAAGVLEYLIKNILPTLQSELSSPHAAGYDMSESFLGTIKEFVLGEAQECYWQQAVLQGTYKNGLIGKLSMKVSEYYKAAFTSMNGTDYPSSSFFPANWIAHITVKQCHFEAAAQYRLSQEDLEKSRYGEEIARLRVAEGLAKKGLEAGKKGVADSVISDLKNLQSAIKSSLERAVRDNDLVYVCPIPPANQLPPISGVGMVKVSIPTEVTDPIAWLMGGGAGMPALFSALVPYGVHLALSIYDDRKDTLVRELDGKREELDGVAASTLQSLNLPGSIQALERPVGLPPSLLKKAEEVDSAGGVDRIKSLLHEVARLSKANAQSLNEAMDILDQEATENETLLSRQPELQQSRPPSHIANQPLIATAQQYDATIKQASASDGTVRQKWEEWGQLIDLLAGGEDSINDYVPSTSSSQNGYPSLPPSVRPIRASLEDLDDRIAHRARLVNEARNISAADDIRPAVLTEATRLAHGGTGDVKTEWFEDLFGRSLEKYDRIREEMEAEGSKQDALLEQIRGQNESFISERKEDPIVKERERRLQDMDLAYWKWREIVDNAEEGIKFYNSFADMLNQFKGTCTQFLNSRRVDIGQITQQFHNVSFEDRPPTHSQLPTPPPQSIPQSPLRRAASPPKTFSLSHPSSGQWQSSSDFLPPPPPPPILRSGGIQTQPRAAPPPPGDSTPRRVTRASAAAASRGPIGDAEKNPYSKGTRRGGGGVV; encoded by the exons ATG TCCAACTTCCTTCCGGTGCCAGCCAAGCGCGCTCTcccccttccttccttttcccaGCATCTGCTGAACTATATTTCCAACCATTTCCGAGACGCACACCCGGAGGCATTCAGGAAAGATGTGGAAGCTCTCGTGGCTATGAGGAAAGAATGGGTGGAAGCTAAAGCTGAGGGACACCCAGAGATCGTAAGAGGTTTAATGAG ATATCATGCTCAATTAGCATTTCTATCCACTAAATTCCCTTCCGACATATCACTCCAATTCACCTATCACTTGCCTTTCCCTCCCACATACTCATTATCACCCGATGCACCCGTTTCTCTAGCATCGATAACGTTCGAAAGAGCCAGTGTACTGTTCAACATAGCGGCACTGTACGCTTCGATGGCTGCCGCTGAGAGAAGAGCGGAAGCAGAGGGAATCAAGAGGGCATTGATATATCTTACC TCTGCAGCGGGTGTGCTAGAATATCTAATCAAGAACATCTTACCAACGCTACAATCGGAACTTTCGTCCCCGCACGCAGCAGGATACGACATGTCTGAGTCTTTCTTGGGGACGATCAAGGAATTTGTACTGGGGGAAGCTCAGGAATGCTATTGGCAACAAGCTGTCTtac AGGGTACATAcaagaatggtttgatcGGTAAACTATCGATGAAAGTTTCAGAATACTATAAAGCCGCTTTCACATCGATGAATGGCACCGATTATCcgtcttcatcctttttCCCTGCT AATTGGATCGCCCATATCACGGTGAAACAGTGCCATTTCGAGGCCGCTGCTCAGTATAGATTGAGTCAAGAAGATTTAGAAAAGAGTAGATATGGTGAAGAAATTGCTAGATTGAGAGTGGCTGAAGGGTTGGCTAAGAAGGGCTTAGAGGCTGGTAAGAAAGGTGTAGCGGACTCGGTGATATCAGACTTGAAA AACCttcaatcagctatcaaatcCTCTTTAGAGAGGGCAGTACGAGACAACGATCTCGTTTATGTCTGTCCCATCCCCCCTGCTAACCAGCTTCCTCCCATATCTGGAGTTGGTATGGTCAAGGTGTCAATCCCAACCGAAGTGACTGACCCAATCGCTTGGTTGATGGGTGGTGGAGCGGGTATGCCAGCGTTGTTTAGCGCCTTGGTACCATACGGTGTACATTTGGCTTTGA GCATATATGATGATAGGAAAGATACTTTGGTCAGAGAATTAGATGGAAAACGAGAAGAGCTTGACGGGGTAGCTGCCAG CACATTACAATCTCTCAACTTGCCCGGATCGATACAAGCGCTAGAGCGGCCTGTGGGTCTGCCACCATCTTTGCTAAAGAAGGCGGAAGAGGTAGATTCAGCAGGTGGAGTTGATCGGATCAAGAGTTTATTACATGAAGTAGCGAGATTGTCGAAGGCGAATGCTCAGTCCTTGAACGAG GCTATGGATATCCTCGACCAAGAAGCAACTGAGAATGAAACCCTTCTCTCTCGACAACCTGAACTTCAGCAAAGTCGACCACCCTCACATATTGCCAATCAGCCACTGATAGCCACTGCTCAGCAGTATGATGCCACAATCAAACAGGCTTCGGCAAGTGATGGTACTGTCAGGCAAAAGTGGGAAGAGTGGGGCCAGCTGATCGATCTCCTTGCTGGCGGAGAG GACTCGATTAACGATTATGTcccttccacatcttcatcgcAAAACGGCTatccatcccttcctccctcCGTACGACCTATCCGAGCGTCTTTAGAAGATTTGGACGACCGTATAGCGCACCGAGCCAGATTAGTGAATGAAGCTAGGAACATATCTGCAGCCGATGATATCCGTCCAGCTGTGCTGACTGAAGCCACAAGACTGGCCCATGGTGGAACAGGAGATGTCAAGACGGAATGGTTCGAAGATCTCTTTGGGCGAAGCTTGGAGAAATATGATAGGAttcgagaagagatggaagctGAGGGTAGTAAACAGGATGCGCTATTGGAACAGATCAGG GGCCAAAATGAATCATTCATATCTGAACGGAAAGAAGATCCGATAGTCAAGGAGCGTGAGAGGCGATTGCAAGATATGGATTTGGCCTATTGGAAATGGAGAGAAATCGTTGATAATGccgaagaaggtataaaGTTCTATAATTCGTTTGCCGACATGTTGAATCAGTTCAAAGGGACATGTACACAATTCTTAAATTCCAGGAGAGTGGATATAGG CCAAATCACCCAGCAATTCCACAATGTCTCGTTCGAAGATCGTCCCCCAACCCATTCTCAATTGCCCACACCACCTCCACAGTCTATTCCTCAATCTCCGCTTCGCAGAGCTGCTTCTCCTCCCAAGACATTCTCTTTGTCTCACCCCTCGTCAGGGCAGTGGCAATCTTCCTCAGATTTTTTACCTCCGCCTCCACCACCGCCCATCCTCCGCTCAGGTGGGATCCAAACTCAACCTCGCGctgcacctcctccacctggtGATTCCACACCGCGAAGAGTTACTCGAGCTTCTGCTGCCGCTGCGAGTAGGGGTCCAATAGGAGATGCGGAGAAGAATCCTTATAGTAAAGGGACAAGAAGGGGTGGTGGGGGTGTCGTGTAA
- a CDS encoding plasma-membrane proton-efflux P-type ATPase encodes MALTHRKNHKKDPESGDADAEAKRNEEEEKKKYEGEEYDVLLRYVEEQKQKLKNKKGDDDEDDDKNAKYVRKWYAPWKKTKVESGTKKVPQEWLETDRQKGLSSSDIDERRKHSGWNELESPSENQFIKFISYFRGPILYVMELAVLLAAGLRDWIDFGVIIGILFLNAAVGWYQEKQAGDIVAQLKAGIAMKTVVVRDGKEQEIEARDLVPGDIIVLEEGNTIAADAKILGDYQDKDGSKSKEILDNHEKSKKAKGQQNDSDDEEHDDDDGPDKGPSVMSVDQSAITGESLAVDKFVGDVAYYTCGVKRGKCYGMVTVSAKGSFVGRTAALVSSSNEKGHFQIVLGGIGTTLLVMVVAFIFAVWIGGFFRGTKIATPDQNNLLVYALIFLIIGVPVGLPVVTTTTLAVGAAYLARRQAIVQKLTAIESLAGVDILCSDKTGTLTANKLSLNEPYIAPDVDPNWFMTVAVLASSHNVRGLDPIDKVTIVGLKDFPKAQEMLKGGWKTHKFTPFDPVSKRITAEVEKDGKHYTCAKGAPNAILKLSKFDAHTVADYRNQAQQFASRGFRSLGVAVKEDGKDWELLGMLCMFDPPRGDTAKTIGEAHELGISVKMLTGDAVAIAKETCKQLGLKTNVYDSEKLIGGGMAGSDIRDFVEAADGFAEVFPEHKYQVVNLLQERGHLTAMTGDGVNDAPSLKKADCGIAVEGASDAARTAADVVFLDEGLSTIITAIKVARQIFHRMKAYIIYRIALCVHLQVYLMLSILIKNETIRVDLIVFLAIFADVATIAIAYDRAPYARQPVEWQLPKVWIISTIMGLLLAAGTWIIRGTLYLENGGIIQNFGSVQEVLFLEVALTESWVIFITRLAQEPGTPNVFPSFQLIVAVLGVDLLASFFAAYGWISGPAVEHGGWVDIVTIVKIWGYSFGVTVIILLVYLILNKISWLDHIGRVSRSKRNEKLENFLTDLQRLTIVHESDHNGSYFRFASGGSGSATPKEGSGDDKDKKPKSKPKKEQDSKSSDKGKGVEGGDKTLMDHAGKGDQAEAQKQQDQKRQPSSGPGSKQKGREGEPTEVSTKEHTQGNTDSNLNKDNSQRTDEDERSSEGTHVEP; translated from the exons ATGGCTTTGACACATAGGAAGAACCACAAGAAAGATCCTGAGTCTGGGGACGCAGATGCTGAAGCTAAGCGtaatgaagaagaagagaagaaga AGTATGAAGGGGAAGAATATGATGTACTACTTCGATATGTGGAGGAACAGAAGCAGAAGCTAAAGAACAAgaagggtgatgatgatgaagacgatgataaGAATGCGAAATACGTTAGAAAATGGTATGCACcttggaagaagacaaagGTAGAATCCGGTACCAAGAAG GTTCCACAAGAATGGTTAGAGACTGATCGACAAAAAGGTCTATCGTCCtctgatatcgatgagaGAAGGAAACACTCCGGATGGAATGAACTTGAGAG CCCATCCGAAAATCAATTCATCAAGTTCATATCGTATTTCCGAGGTCCCATCTTATATGTTATGGAATTGGCTGTCTTACTTGCTGCTGGTCTGAGAGATTGGATCGATTTCGGTGTGATCATTGGTATCTTGTTCTTGAACGCTGCTGTCGGTTGGTACCAGGAGAA ACAAGCCGGAGATATTGTTGCTCAGTTGAAAGCGGGTATAGCCATGAAGACTGTTGTTGTTCGAGATGGTAAGGAACAGGAAATCGAAGCTAGAGATCTGGTTCCTGGAGATATCATCGTTCTTGAAGAAGGTAATACAATCGCTGCGGATGCCAAG ATCTTGGGAGATTACCAGGACAAAGATGGATCTAAG TCCAAAGAGATTTTAGACAACCACGAGAAATCCAAGAAGGCCAAAGGACAACAGAACGATTCCGACGATGAAGAGcacgacgacgacgatggACCAGATAAGGGTCCTTCCGTGATGTCAGTTGACCAATCTGCTATCACCGGTGAATCGCTAGCCGTAGATAAATTCGTTGGCGATGTCGCATACTATACTTGTGGTGTGAAAAGGGGTAAATGTTATGGGATGGTTACTGTCTCTGCGAAAGGTTCTTTTGTAGGTAGAACGGCTGCTTTGGTATCTA GCTCAAACGAAAAGGGACACTTCCAAATCGTTCTCGGTGGTATCGGTACAAC TCTCCTTGTAATGGTCGTCGCGTTTATCTTCGCTGTGTGGATCGGAGGGTTCTTCCGTGGTACCAAGATAGCTACACCCGATCAAAACAACTTACTCGTTTACGCCCTTATTTTCTTAATTATTGGTGTACCCGTCGGTCTACCAGTagtcaccaccaccaccttggCTGTTGGTGCTGCTTACTTGGCCAGAAGACAAGCTATCGTACAAAAATTGACCGCCATTGAATCGCTCGCTGGTGTAGATATTCTCTGTTCGGACAAGACTGGAACATTGACCGCCAACAAGTTATCACTTAATGAGCCCTATATCGCGCCTGATGTTGATCCCAATTGGTTCATGACTGTCGCTGTTCTTGCTTCGTCCCATAATGTAAGAGGATTAGACCCCATTGATAAGGTTACTATCGTTGGactaaag GACTTCCCTAAAGCTCAGGAGATGTTGAAAGGTGGTTGGAAGACACACAAGTTCACACCTTTCGACCCGGTCTCAAAGCGGATCACAGCCGAAGTTGAGAAAGACGGTAAACACTACACCTGTGCCAAAGGTGCACCCAACGCCATTTTGAAATTGTCTAAATTCGATGCTCATACTGTCGCCGATTATAGAAATCAAGCTCAGCAATTTGCTTCTAGAGGATTTAGGTCTTTGGGTGTAGCTGTCaaggaagatggtaaagattGGGAATTGTTGGGGATGTTATGTATGTTTGACCCTCCTAGAGGTGATACTGCGAAG ACTATTGGAGAAGCCCACGAACTTGGTATCTCAGTCAAGATGTTGACCGGAGATGCTGTCGCCATCGCCAAGGAAACATGTAAACAACTAGGCCTCAAGACCAATGTGTACGATTCAGAAAAATTGATTGGAGGTGGAATGGCCGGATCTGATATTAGAGATTTCGTCGAAGCAGCTGATGGATTTGCTGAGGTCTTCCCTGAACATAAATATCAAGTCGTCAACCTCCTTCAAGAAAGAGGACATTTAACTGCAATGACTGGAGATGGTGTCAACGATGCTCCCTCACTGAAGAAGGCAGATTGTGGTATTGCCGTTGAAGGTGCTTCGGACGCTGCTCGGACGGCTGCAGATGTAGTTTTCTTAGATGAGGGTTTATCAACTATTATCACTGCTATTAAAGTGGCCAGACAGATCTTCCATAGGATGAAAGCGTATATCATCTATCG TATTGCCCTTTGTGTGCACCTCCAAGTGTATCTTATGCTTTCGATCTTGATCAAGAATGAGACAATCCGAGTAGACTTGATTGTGTTTTTGGCTATCTTTGCGGATGTAGCTACCATTGCTATTGCTTACgatcgag CCCCTTACGCTAGACAACCTGTCGAATGGCAATTACCAAAGGTCTGGATCATCTCTACAATCATGG GTCTTCTGCTAGCTGCTGGTACTTGGATCATCCGAGGGACGTTGTATTTAGAAAACGGAGGTATCATACAGAACTTTGGTTCAGTTCAAGAAGTGTTGTTCTTGGAGGTTGCCCTTACCGAATCTTGGGTCATCT TCATCACCCGATTGGCTCAAGAACCAGGTACTCCGAATGTGTTCCCCTCTTTCCAACTGATCGTAGCTGTCTTGGGAGTCGACCTTCTTGCTTCCTTCTTTGCCGCCTACGGATGGATCTCTGGACCTGCTGTCGAACATGGTGGATGGGTCGATATTGTTACCATTGTGAAGATCTGGGGATACTCATTTGGTGTTACAGTCATCATCCTACTTGTatacctcatcctcaacaagATCTCATGGTTAGACCATATTGGCAGAGTATCTCGATCAAAGAGAAACGAGAAACTCGAGAATTTCCTTACCGACTTACAAAGATTGACTATCGTTCATGAATCAGATCACAATGGATCTTACTTCCGATTCGCCTCTGGTGGATCTGGCTCTGCCACACCTAAAGAAGGTTCAGGtgatgataaagataagaaacCGAAATCGAAACCTAAAAAAGAACAAGATAGTAAATCTTCtgataaaggtaaaggagTTGAGGGTGGAGATAAGACTTTAATGGATCATGCGGGTAAAGGTGATCAGGCAGAAGCTCAAAAACAACAAGACCAAAAGAGACAACCTTCAAGTGGACCTGGATCGAAACaaaaaggaagggaaggtgaaCCGACTGAAGTATCGACCAAGGAACATACTCAAGGTAATACAGACAGTAATCTGAATAAGGATAATTCACAAaggacagatgaagatgaaagatcaagtgAGGGAACTCATGTGGAACCTTGA